In Deltaproteobacteria bacterium, a single genomic region encodes these proteins:
- a CDS encoding ABC transporter permease, with product MKLLRMTLRTALRALRRNKLRSALTMLGVTIGVAAVIANVSIGEGADATMQEQIRSLGTNLLMVIPGATTASGVRSGWGGVSTLTTADAVAIEKECAAVAAVSYFRRQVVQIVSGDQNWSTVAQGATPSYTKVREWPVVAGSFYTQRDEDSANRVLVLGQTVANQLFGPGVNPLDAIVRVKDVPFRVIGVLEAKGQTTWGQDQDDVVLMPFSTAERRVLGTQFVGTVDMIFAAAGSTAAIAEATEEVTQLLRQRHHIQAGEEDDFTVRNLNDMAKASESASKVMTTLLLSVASISLLVGGIGIMNILLVSVTERTREIGVRMAVGAKSRHILLQFLVESITLSMVGGVAGTVLGIVSARLISQLAGWPTLLSVPAVLGSFLFSGAIGMIFGLYPAYKAARLDPISALRYE from the coding sequence ATGAAGCTGTTGCGTATGACTCTGCGCACCGCGCTGCGGGCACTGCGGCGCAACAAGCTGCGCTCGGCGCTGACGATGCTGGGCGTGACCATCGGGGTGGCCGCGGTAATCGCCAACGTCAGCATCGGCGAAGGCGCCGACGCGACCATGCAGGAACAAATCCGCAGCCTCGGCACCAACCTGCTGATGGTCATCCCGGGCGCGACCACCGCTTCCGGTGTGCGCTCGGGTTGGGGCGGGGTCTCCACCCTCACCACCGCCGATGCCGTGGCAATCGAGAAGGAGTGCGCCGCCGTGGCCGCGGTCAGCTACTTTCGCCGCCAGGTGGTCCAGATCGTCTCGGGCGATCAGAACTGGTCCACCGTCGCGCAGGGAGCGACGCCCTCGTACACCAAAGTGCGCGAATGGCCGGTGGTGGCGGGCAGCTTCTACACCCAGCGTGATGAAGACAGCGCCAACCGGGTGTTGGTGCTGGGTCAGACGGTGGCTAATCAGCTGTTCGGCCCCGGCGTCAACCCGCTCGATGCCATCGTGCGCGTCAAGGACGTTCCCTTCCGCGTCATCGGCGTGCTCGAAGCGAAGGGGCAGACGACTTGGGGCCAGGACCAGGACGACGTCGTGCTGATGCCGTTCTCGACCGCCGAACGCCGGGTACTCGGCACGCAGTTCGTCGGCACCGTCGACATGATCTTCGCCGCCGCCGGCTCGACCGCCGCGATCGCTGAAGCCACCGAGGAAGTCACCCAGCTGCTGCGCCAGCGCCACCACATTCAAGCGGGAGAGGAAGACGATTTCACCGTACGTAACCTCAACGACATGGCCAAGGCCTCCGAAAGCGCCAGCAAGGTGATGACCACTTTGCTGCTGAGCGTGGCCTCGATCTCGCTCCTGGTGGGCGGCATCGGCATTATGAACATCCTGTTAGTCTCGGTCACCGAGCGCACCCGCGAGATCGGCGTCCGCATGGCGGTGGGCGCCAAGAGCCGGCACATCCTGTTGCAGTTTCTGGTCGAGTCGATCACGCTCAGCATGGTCGGCGGGGTAGCCGGCACCGTCTTGGGCATCGTCTCCGCGCGCCTGATATCCCAGCTCGCCGGTTGGCCCACCCTGTTGTCGGTCCCGGCCGTGCTCGGGTCGTTCCTCTTCTCCGGTGCGATCGGCATGATCTTTGGCCTCTATCCCGCCTACAAAGCGGCCCGCCTCGATCCGATCAGCGCGCTCCGCTACGAGTGA
- a CDS encoding respiratory nitrate reductase subunit beta, translating to MGTITQSKRQLAWVFDLNKCIGCQTCSVACKVLWPQEEPGTEQMWWMTVNTQPGKGTPRDWESMGGGYDANGKLNLGRIPTDEEVGGGWNFNYDEVLRGGKGREVHLQKISGSKSWGMNWDEDEGGGEFPNAYFFYLPRLCNHCTEPACVEACPNDAMFKHEDTGLVLRDESKCKGAQVCRRACPYKKIYFNKMRNISQHCIGCFPRLEQGVAPACVRQCPGRAAFVGFLDDEGSAVHKLVQKWQVALPLHPEFGTHPNVYYVPPLSPAPLRPDGSFDESAQRIPPSYLESMFGPKVHGALDALRAELDKKRRGQGSEVMDALILYRWKDALGHLTRDPAEIVWD from the coding sequence ATGGGAACGATCACACAATCGAAGCGTCAGTTGGCCTGGGTCTTCGACCTCAACAAGTGCATCGGCTGTCAAACCTGCTCGGTGGCCTGCAAGGTGCTCTGGCCGCAGGAAGAACCCGGCACCGAGCAGATGTGGTGGATGACCGTCAACACCCAGCCCGGCAAGGGCACGCCGCGTGATTGGGAGAGCATGGGCGGCGGCTACGACGCCAACGGCAAGCTCAACCTCGGCCGCATTCCCACCGACGAAGAGGTCGGTGGGGGTTGGAACTTCAACTACGACGAGGTGCTGCGCGGCGGCAAGGGCCGTGAGGTGCACCTGCAGAAGATCTCCGGCAGTAAGAGTTGGGGCATGAACTGGGACGAAGACGAGGGCGGCGGTGAGTTCCCCAACGCCTACTTCTTCTACCTCCCGCGCTTGTGCAACCACTGCACCGAGCCGGCCTGTGTCGAGGCGTGCCCGAACGATGCCATGTTCAAGCACGAGGATACCGGCCTGGTCCTGCGCGACGAAAGCAAGTGCAAAGGCGCGCAAGTCTGCCGCCGCGCCTGCCCGTACAAGAAGATCTATTTCAACAAGATGCGCAACATCAGCCAACACTGCATCGGCTGCTTCCCGCGCCTGGAACAGGGGGTCGCCCCCGCGTGCGTGCGCCAATGCCCGGGCCGCGCCGCCTTCGTCGGCTTTCTCGACGACGAAGGCAGCGCCGTGCACAAACTGGTGCAGAAGTGGCAGGTCGCCCTGCCCTTACACCCGGAGTTCGGCACCCACCCCAACGTCTACTACGTGCCGCCGCTGTCACCAGCGCCGCTGCGCCCGGATGGCAGCTTCGATGAGAGCGCACAGCGCATCCCGCCGTCTTACCTGGAGTCGATGTTCGGGCCCAAGGTGCACGGGGCGCTCGACGCGCTGCGCGCCGAACTCGACAAGAAGCGTCGCGGCCAGGGCTCCGAGGTGATGGACGCCCTCATCCTCTACCGCTGGAAGGACGCGCTCGGCCACCTCACCCGCGATCCGGCCGAGATCGTATGGGATTAG
- a CDS encoding molybdopterin-dependent oxidoreductase, which produces MSKIQGKWADTYRQKWTWDKVTWGSHSVDCYPGGCPWRVYTKDGKILREEQAASLPPIEAGIPDMNPMGCQKGASWSHCHYSPDRVTQPLKRVGKRGEGKFKPVSWDEALTDVADAMIDAIQDQGAESVLTLLTPEPGAAGARLFSQILGTPMTDGNAEFQDFSPGFHVTWGLFNPVSSMDDWFLAELTLIWHANPVYTNIHWYHYIAESRYNGGEVVTIAPDYSPSAIHADHHLPVRIGTDAALALSMCKVIIDAGLYQKQFVQEQTDMPLLVRKDTGRFLRGNEINEMDRDDQFFWWDTLTNGLAPAPRHTLATTGVDPALEGSFTVTLADGKEVEVEPAFERLKRHLENYTPEKAGAICEVHPDNIRKLAGKVATRKTKMFVGWNSGKYYHGDLMERSMALLLGLTGNWGKKGTGTRSWAIMGMDGFAFMQRKEGAGQEAAQKLITNILGMRRMMAQADPTMTAEMMQNRGAQMAAEIGGLGNMIPPAFLWYYQYGYKERWNNPDNHDASMKRTFDEYITEAVDKGWWDASYSQSYRDGVQPRVIIEAGGNLLRRQRGGQKMLLEHVWPKLKLFVSIDYRITTTGLYSDYILPAAQHYEKLGNSMPSIHHLNYVLCDRAAKPVGDALPDAEIGMRILEKLEERAKARGFTDYVDRKGNPRTLVGLAARASLGGAARQEEARFDESVRDLAVYGVLPKGTTLQTLREKGSVRFVGWGMVGHGISQASTIKPDEVHNPFRWHTEDKVPYDTLVRRAQFYIDHEWFLEAGEELPTHKEPPPQGGRGRRFQMTSGHNRWSIHSMNMTNNIILNTHRGEPFVFINDKDAASLGITNGEKVKMINDVGEMLIAAKITPSCRPGQVIVYNGFEPYMHENWYSQADIEPGHVKHLGLVGNYGHLKYRMFSWQPIPADRAVRVDVQKIK; this is translated from the coding sequence GTGTCGAAGATTCAAGGCAAATGGGCTGACACCTATCGCCAGAAATGGACCTGGGACAAGGTCACCTGGGGTAGCCACTCGGTGGACTGCTACCCGGGCGGTTGCCCTTGGCGCGTCTACACCAAGGACGGCAAGATCCTGCGCGAAGAACAAGCCGCCTCACTGCCGCCGATCGAGGCCGGCATCCCGGATATGAACCCGATGGGCTGCCAAAAGGGGGCGAGTTGGAGCCACTGCCACTACTCGCCCGACCGCGTCACCCAGCCGCTCAAGCGCGTCGGCAAGCGCGGCGAAGGCAAATTCAAGCCGGTCTCCTGGGACGAAGCCCTCACCGACGTCGCCGACGCCATGATCGATGCGATTCAAGACCAAGGGGCGGAGTCGGTTCTCACGCTGCTCACACCCGAACCGGGTGCGGCGGGAGCGCGCTTGTTCTCGCAAATCCTCGGCACCCCAATGACCGACGGCAACGCCGAGTTCCAGGACTTCAGCCCCGGCTTTCACGTTACTTGGGGGTTGTTCAATCCGGTGTCCAGCATGGACGACTGGTTCCTGGCGGAGCTGACGCTGATCTGGCACGCCAACCCGGTCTACACCAACATCCACTGGTACCACTACATCGCCGAGTCTCGCTACAACGGCGGCGAGGTGGTGACCATCGCCCCCGACTACAGTCCGTCGGCGATCCACGCCGACCATCACCTGCCCGTGCGCATCGGCACCGATGCGGCGCTGGCGCTGTCGATGTGCAAAGTCATCATCGATGCCGGCCTGTACCAGAAGCAGTTCGTCCAGGAGCAGACCGACATGCCGTTGCTGGTGCGCAAGGACACCGGGCGTTTCCTGCGCGGCAACGAGATCAACGAAATGGACCGGGACGACCAGTTCTTCTGGTGGGACACGTTGACCAACGGCCTGGCCCCGGCGCCGCGCCACACGCTCGCCACCACCGGTGTCGATCCGGCACTCGAAGGCAGTTTCACCGTCACGCTCGCCGATGGCAAGGAGGTCGAGGTCGAACCGGCGTTCGAGCGGCTCAAGCGGCACCTGGAGAACTACACGCCCGAGAAGGCCGGGGCCATCTGCGAGGTGCATCCCGACAACATCCGCAAGCTGGCGGGTAAGGTTGCGACCCGTAAGACCAAGATGTTCGTCGGCTGGAACTCCGGCAAGTATTACCACGGCGACCTGATGGAGCGCTCGATGGCGTTGCTCCTCGGCCTCACCGGCAACTGGGGCAAGAAAGGTACTGGAACACGCTCCTGGGCAATCATGGGGATGGACGGCTTCGCCTTCATGCAGCGCAAGGAAGGCGCCGGCCAGGAAGCCGCGCAGAAGCTGATCACCAACATCCTCGGCATGCGGCGCATGATGGCGCAGGCCGATCCGACGATGACCGCGGAGATGATGCAGAATCGCGGCGCGCAGATGGCCGCGGAGATCGGCGGTTTAGGAAACATGATTCCGCCCGCCTTCCTCTGGTACTACCAGTACGGCTACAAGGAACGCTGGAACAATCCCGACAACCACGACGCCTCGATGAAGCGCACCTTCGATGAGTACATCACCGAGGCGGTCGACAAGGGTTGGTGGGACGCCAGCTACTCGCAATCCTACCGCGACGGGGTGCAGCCGCGGGTGATCATCGAGGCCGGCGGCAACCTGCTGCGCCGCCAGCGCGGCGGACAGAAGATGCTGCTCGAGCACGTGTGGCCGAAGCTCAAGTTGTTCGTGTCGATCGACTACCGCATCACCACCACCGGGCTGTACTCCGATTACATCCTGCCGGCGGCGCAACACTACGAGAAGCTCGGCAACTCCATGCCCTCGATCCACCACCTCAACTACGTGCTCTGCGATCGCGCCGCCAAGCCGGTGGGCGACGCGCTGCCCGACGCCGAGATCGGAATGCGGATCCTCGAAAAGCTCGAAGAGCGCGCCAAGGCGCGCGGCTTCACCGACTACGTCGACCGCAAGGGCAACCCCCGCACGCTTGTCGGCCTCGCCGCCCGCGCCAGCCTCGGCGGGGCGGCGCGACAGGAAGAGGCGCGCTTCGATGAGTCCGTTCGCGACCTCGCGGTCTACGGCGTGCTCCCCAAGGGGACTACGCTGCAAACGCTGCGAGAGAAGGGCTCGGTCCGCTTCGTCGGCTGGGGCATGGTCGGCCACGGGATTTCGCAGGCCTCGACTATCAAGCCCGACGAGGTCCACAACCCGTTCCGCTGGCACACCGAGGACAAGGTGCCGTACGACACCTTGGTCCGTCGCGCCCAGTTCTACATCGACCACGAGTGGTTCCTCGAAGCCGGCGAAGAGCTGCCGACGCACAAAGAGCCGCCGCCGCAGGGCGGGCGCGGCCGGCGCTTTCAGATGACCAGCGGGCACAACCGCTGGAGCATCCACTCGATGAACATGACCAACAACATCATCCTCAACACCCATCGCGGCGAGCCGTTCGTCTTCATCAACGACAAGGACGCTGCCAGCCTCGGCATCACCAACGGTGAGAAGGTGAAGATGATCAATGACGTCGGCGAGATGCTCATCGCCGCCAAGATCACACCGTCGTGCCGGCCGGGCCAGGTGATCGTCTACAACGGCTTCGAGCCGTACATGCATGAAAACTGGTACAGCCAAGCCGACATCGAGCCGGGGCACGTAAAACACCTCGGCTTGGTCGGCAATTACGGTCACCTCAAGTATCGGATGTTCTCCTGGCAGCCGATTCCGGCCGACCGGGCGGTGCGCGTCGACGTGCAGAAAATCAAGTGA
- a CDS encoding prolipoprotein diacylglyceryl transferase: MSEAAHLCLRAQQATGTRRWLHIASAALNWLAQRVVLFRYGDWVFVTFGLFAGLGALVSLTAMGALLIGQGVGGKFFLTLAVAGSATVVVGSWLAGQLLDYRLLLEHPWRALRRPVFVSWGGIIALPLVLAIMAALADVSLLVLLDAAARTTPLGHALGRLGCLTYGCCFGRPTDAALAITYRNPLAKAVRVAGLHNVPLHPAPFYEVVLQIGLALVVNLAAVLGAPLGLPTALAFVLYGMGRFAVEFTRDNSGRMIVAPLAVNHLVALSFVIGGALAIPALLLGWQVPPAISWSAALAGVPELAPAITPGVVLIFFGFSLHRGRIGEW; encoded by the coding sequence ATGAGTGAAGCGGCTCACCTCTGCCTGCGCGCGCAGCAAGCCACCGGCACGCGGCGCTGGTTGCACATAGCCAGCGCCGCGCTGAACTGGCTGGCGCAGCGGGTCGTATTGTTTCGTTACGGCGACTGGGTGTTCGTAACCTTCGGCCTCTTCGCCGGCCTCGGGGCGCTGGTATCACTCACCGCGATGGGCGCCCTGCTGATCGGGCAAGGCGTCGGCGGCAAGTTCTTCTTGACCCTCGCCGTGGCCGGCAGCGCCACGGTGGTGGTGGGCTCTTGGCTTGCCGGCCAGCTGCTGGACTACCGCCTGCTGTTGGAACATCCCTGGCGAGCCCTGCGCCGGCCGGTGTTTGTATCATGGGGAGGCATTATCGCGCTGCCGTTGGTGTTGGCGATCATGGCGGCGTTGGCCGACGTCAGCCTGCTCGTACTGCTCGATGCCGCCGCTCGCACCACACCGTTGGGTCACGCACTCGGGCGGCTTGGTTGCCTGACGTACGGCTGCTGCTTCGGGCGGCCAACCGACGCAGCGCTGGCGATCACCTATCGCAACCCGCTGGCAAAGGCCGTGCGGGTGGCCGGCCTTCACAACGTGCCGCTGCATCCCGCGCCGTTCTATGAGGTCGTACTCCAGATCGGCCTAGCACTGGTAGTGAATCTGGCGGCCGTGCTCGGGGCCCCCCTGGGCCTCCCGACGGCATTGGCGTTTGTGCTCTATGGGATGGGACGCTTCGCCGTCGAGTTCACCCGTGACAACTCCGGGCGGATGATCGTGGCGCCGCTGGCGGTCAACCACCTCGTGGCGCTGTCGTTCGTGATCGGCGGCGCGCTGGCGATACCGGCACTGCTGCTCGGTTGGCAGGTGCCGCCGGCGATTTCTTGGAGCGCCGCCCTCGCCGGGGTGCCCGAGTTGGCACCCGCAATCACACCGGGTGTCGTGCTCATATTCTTTGGCTTCTCACTCCACCGCGGCCGTATCGGCGAGTGGTAG
- a CDS encoding molybdopterin-dependent oxidoreductase — MKPIGGSWAEAYRKQWQWDKVTWGSHSVDCYPGGCPWRVYSKDGKVVREEQAGVFSPIEAGIPDMNPMGCQKGACWSDLLAAPDRITQPLKRVGKRGEGKFKPVSWDEALDDIADSMLDAINDQGPESVITLMTPEFAASAARMFSDALGTPTTDGNAEFQDFSPGYHLTFGLFNPVSTMDDWFLAELTLIWHANPVYTNIHWYHYVAESRYNGGEVVTIAPDYSPSAIHADYHLPVRIGTDAALALAMCKVIIDGGLYNKQFVQEQTDLPLLVRKDTGRFLRGTDLADDDREDQFFWADGHSHAVTPAPRHTLASAGVDPALEGTYTIMLKDGSVVELEPVFQRLRRHLDANYSPEQAGKICEIHPDNIRALARKVATRKTKIFIGWNSGKYYHGDLMERSMALLLALTGNWGKKGTGTRSWAAGGWDGMAFMSEKGVPGQEAARMAHQTRTLMRRMLTMDDPTRTLEMIANHASAMNPELGGFGAMIPPAFLWYYQYGYKERWNNRDNNDPSMKRSFDEYVNEAIEKGWFGPHCSTAYKEVEPRVLFESGGNMLRRQRGGQKLLLDKLWPKLKMIVSVDFRLNTTGMYSDYILPAAQHYEKLGQSMPSVHHLNWVLTDRSVPPPGEARSEHDIGIMIIEAIERRAAARGMTGFTDRKGTYRSLEGMVARYTLNGEMRDEERFYDEAVRDNAVYGILPEGTTLETLREKGYVRWTGWGIAGHGESQASTIKADEVHNPLRWHTEDKIPYATLVRRAQFYIDHEWFLEAGEELPTHKDSPGHGGPKRRFQMTSGHNRWSIHSMNMLNRKLLNTHRGEPFAFINDKDGASLGITNGEQVKLVSDVGETIIQAKLTPSCRPGQVIVYNGFEPLMHKRWYGQADVEPGHVKHLGFAAGYGHLTYRPTSWQPIPADRAVRVDVVKAG, encoded by the coding sequence GTGAAACCAATTGGCGGGTCGTGGGCCGAGGCGTATCGCAAGCAATGGCAATGGGACAAAGTCACCTGGGGCAGCCACTCGGTGGACTGCTACCCCGGCGGTTGCCCGTGGCGCGTCTACAGCAAGGATGGCAAGGTCGTACGTGAGGAGCAGGCGGGCGTCTTCTCGCCGATCGAGGCCGGCATCCCCGACATGAATCCGATGGGCTGTCAGAAAGGCGCGTGCTGGAGCGATTTGCTCGCCGCCCCGGACCGCATCACTCAGCCGCTGAAACGGGTGGGCAAACGCGGCGAGGGCAAGTTCAAACCCGTCTCCTGGGACGAAGCGCTCGACGACATCGCCGACTCGATGCTCGACGCGATCAATGATCAAGGCCCGGAGTCGGTCATCACGCTCATGACGCCCGAGTTCGCCGCCAGCGCCGCGCGCATGTTCAGCGACGCTCTGGGCACCCCGACCACCGACGGCAACGCCGAGTTCCAGGACTTCAGCCCTGGCTACCACCTCACCTTCGGGCTGTTCAATCCCGTCTCGACGATGGACGACTGGTTCCTGGCGGAGCTGACGCTCATCTGGCACGCCAACCCGGTCTACACCAACATTCACTGGTACCACTACGTCGCCGAGTCGCGGTACAACGGCGGCGAGGTCGTCACCATCGCGCCCGATTACAGCCCCTCGGCGATCCACGCCGACTATCACCTGCCGGTGCGCATCGGTACCGACGCCGCGCTGGCGCTGGCGATGTGCAAGGTGATCATCGACGGCGGCCTGTACAACAAGCAATTCGTGCAGGAGCAAACCGATCTACCGCTGCTCGTGCGTAAAGATACCGGTCGCTTCCTGCGCGGCACGGACCTCGCCGACGACGATCGCGAGGACCAGTTCTTCTGGGCCGACGGCCACTCACACGCTGTGACCCCGGCTCCGCGCCACACCTTGGCCTCGGCCGGCGTCGACCCTGCCCTCGAAGGCACCTACACCATCATGCTCAAGGACGGCAGTGTGGTCGAGCTCGAGCCGGTGTTTCAGCGGCTGCGCCGGCACCTCGACGCGAACTACAGCCCGGAGCAGGCCGGCAAGATTTGTGAGATCCATCCCGACAACATCCGCGCACTGGCGCGCAAAGTCGCCACCCGCAAGACCAAGATCTTCATCGGCTGGAATTCCGGCAAGTACTACCACGGCGATCTGATGGAGCGGTCGATGGCGTTGCTGCTCGCTCTCACCGGCAACTGGGGCAAAAAGGGTACGGGCACGCGCTCGTGGGCCGCCGGGGGCTGGGACGGCATGGCGTTCATGTCGGAGAAGGGCGTGCCGGGACAAGAGGCCGCCCGCATGGCGCATCAGACGCGCACGCTCATGCGGCGCATGCTGACCATGGACGATCCGACGCGCACGTTGGAGATGATCGCCAACCACGCCTCGGCGATGAACCCCGAGCTGGGCGGCTTCGGCGCGATGATCCCGCCCGCGTTCCTCTGGTACTACCAGTACGGCTACAAGGAGCGCTGGAACAACCGCGACAACAACGACCCGTCGATGAAGCGCAGCTTCGACGAGTATGTGAACGAGGCGATCGAGAAGGGCTGGTTCGGGCCGCACTGCTCTACCGCGTACAAGGAAGTCGAGCCGCGCGTCCTGTTCGAATCCGGCGGCAACATGCTGCGCCGCCAGCGCGGCGGCCAGAAGCTGCTGCTCGACAAGCTTTGGCCGAAACTCAAGATGATCGTGTCGGTGGACTTCCGCCTCAACACCACCGGCATGTACTCCGACTACATCCTGCCCGCGGCCCAGCACTACGAAAAGCTCGGCCAGAGCATGCCGTCGGTACATCACCTCAACTGGGTGCTCACCGATCGTTCAGTCCCGCCGCCGGGCGAGGCCCGCTCCGAGCACGACATCGGCATCATGATCATCGAGGCCATCGAGCGCCGCGCCGCTGCCCGCGGCATGACCGGGTTCACCGATCGCAAGGGCACCTACCGCTCGCTCGAGGGGATGGTGGCGCGCTACACGCTCAACGGCGAGATGCGCGACGAGGAGCGTTTTTACGACGAGGCCGTGCGCGACAACGCGGTCTACGGCATCCTACCCGAAGGCACCACGCTCGAAACCCTGCGCGAGAAAGGCTACGTGCGCTGGACCGGCTGGGGCATCGCCGGCCACGGCGAGTCGCAGGCATCGACCATCAAGGCCGATGAAGTCCACAACCCGTTACGCTGGCACACCGAAGACAAGATCCCGTACGCCACCCTGGTGCGGCGGGCGCAGTTCTACATCGACCACGAATGGTTCCTCGAAGCCGGCGAGGAGCTACCGACCCACAAGGACTCGCCCGGCCACGGCGGCCCCAAGCGGCGCTTCCAGATGACCAGCGGGCACAACCGCTGGAGCATCCACTCGATGAACATGCTCAACCGCAAGCTGCTCAATACCCATCGGGGCGAGCCCTTCGCGTTCATCAACGACAAGGACGGCGCCAGCCTCGGCATCACCAACGGTGAGCAGGTGAAGTTGGTGAGCGACGTCGGCGAGACCATCATCCAGGCCAAGCTCACGCCCTCGTGCCGGCCGGGCCAGGTGATCGTTTACAACGGCTTCGAGCCGCTCATGCACAAGCGGTGGTACGGCCAGGCCGACGTCGAGCCCGGCCACGTGAAGCACCTCGGCTTCGCCGCCGGCTACGGCCACCTGACGTACCGCCCCACGTCATGGCAGCCGATCCCGGCCGACCGCGCAGTGCGGGTGGATGTGGTGAAGGCGGGCTGA
- a CDS encoding ABC transporter ATP-binding protein, giving the protein MIETRELWKIYQLGDIEVRALSGVAVDIAAGEFVAIMGASGSGKSTFMNILGCLDRPTRGSYRLGGTDIATLSADERATIRNRQLGFVFQNFNLIARTSAIENVELPLYYGDTPLGEQRQRARAALAAVGLSGREAHLPNQLSGGQQQRVAIARALVNRPTVLLADEPTGNLDTQTSAEILELFRRLNQEQGITVVLVTHELEIAAYAGRVITFRDGEIVSDLRQAARPSGAGAQAV; this is encoded by the coding sequence CTGATCGAAACCCGCGAGCTGTGGAAGATCTACCAACTCGGTGACATCGAGGTGCGCGCGCTGAGCGGCGTGGCGGTCGACATCGCCGCCGGCGAGTTCGTGGCGATCATGGGAGCGTCGGGCTCGGGCAAGTCGACGTTCATGAACATCCTCGGCTGCCTCGACCGGCCGACGCGCGGCAGCTATCGGCTCGGCGGCACCGACATCGCAACGCTGTCGGCCGATGAGCGCGCCACCATCCGCAATCGCCAACTCGGCTTCGTCTTCCAGAACTTCAATCTGATCGCGCGCACTAGTGCGATCGAGAACGTGGAGCTGCCGCTGTATTACGGCGACACCCCGTTGGGCGAGCAGCGCCAGCGGGCACGCGCCGCCCTCGCCGCCGTCGGCTTGAGCGGCCGCGAGGCGCATCTGCCCAATCAACTCTCCGGCGGGCAGCAACAGCGAGTCGCGATCGCCCGGGCGCTGGTCAACCGCCCGACCGTGCTCCTGGCCGACGAGCCGACCGGCAACCTCGACACCCAGACCAGCGCGGAGATTCTCGAGCTCTTCCGGCGCCTCAATCAGGAGCAGGGGATCACGGTGGTCTTGGTCACCCACGAACTCGAGATCGCCGCTTACGCCGGGCGCGTGATCACTTTTCGTGATGGAGAGATCGTTAGTGATTTGCGCCAAGCGGCGCGCCCCAGCGGCGCCGGGGCCCAGGCGGTGTGA
- a CDS encoding acyl-CoA/acyl-ACP dehydrogenase yields MNEFMLDEQGRAMQAKVREFVKSEVDPEYLRRMDRDEIRYPRELYQTYAKHGLLGLRFPKQYGGQGLDWVTECAAMGEIGCLGMAAGCSYVMPSIVGEALNTFGTEEQKEKYLKPMLAGRLVSAEALTEPRGGSDFFGASSRAEDKGDYFVVRGMKRFIVGAEGADFFLAYVRTNLDSDAPAHARISALIIDRGPGVEVKYLYGLMGSRGGGTGRVVFRDVKVPKANLIGPLHGGALVFNTMMIPERLTSAAPCTGGMQASLDVAMNYADRRKAFGQPIRKFQAVSFMIAKAQVLLDASRAMIYQAARAADTETPSVRRIVSETKKFVTEAAWDVANLAMQVTGGIGYTDVYPIERAVRDTRLAQIWTGTNEIMSAMIQHDLYQEFRATRGRYRDYERDAMHADESEKIFDDDDMWQVYDQQK; encoded by the coding sequence ATGAACGAATTCATGTTGGACGAGCAAGGGCGGGCGATGCAGGCGAAGGTGCGCGAGTTCGTCAAGAGCGAGGTCGATCCCGAGTATCTGCGCCGGATGGATCGCGACGAGATCCGCTACCCGCGCGAACTCTACCAAACCTACGCCAAGCACGGGTTGCTCGGGCTGCGCTTTCCCAAGCAGTACGGCGGCCAGGGGCTGGACTGGGTCACCGAGTGCGCCGCCATGGGCGAGATCGGTTGCTTGGGGATGGCCGCGGGCTGCTCCTACGTCATGCCCTCCATCGTCGGTGAGGCCCTCAATACATTCGGCACCGAGGAACAGAAGGAAAAATATCTCAAGCCGATGCTGGCCGGGCGGCTGGTGTCGGCTGAGGCGCTCACTGAGCCCCGGGGCGGCTCGGACTTCTTCGGCGCCTCGAGCCGCGCGGAGGACAAGGGCGACTATTTCGTGGTCCGCGGCATGAAGCGATTCATCGTTGGAGCTGAAGGCGCCGACTTCTTCCTCGCCTACGTCCGCACCAACCTCGATTCGGACGCGCCCGCACACGCGCGCATCAGCGCCCTGATCATCGACCGCGGCCCGGGCGTCGAGGTCAAGTACCTTTACGGCCTCATGGGTTCGCGTGGCGGCGGTACCGGACGGGTCGTTTTCCGCGACGTCAAGGTGCCCAAGGCCAATCTCATCGGTCCGCTGCACGGCGGCGCGCTGGTGTTCAACACCATGATGATTCCCGAACGCCTCACCAGCGCCGCGCCCTGCACCGGCGGCATGCAGGCGAGCCTGGACGTCGCCATGAACTACGCCGACCGGCGCAAAGCCTTCGGCCAGCCGATCCGCAAGTTCCAGGCCGTCAGCTTCATGATCGCCAAGGCGCAGGTGCTGCTCGACGCCAGCCGTGCCATGATCTATCAGGCCGCCCGCGCCGCCGACACCGAGACCCCCAGCGTCCGCCGCATCGTCTCCGAGACCAAGAAGTTCGTCACCGAAGCCGCCTGGGACGTGGCCAATCTCGCCATGCAAGTCACCGGCGGCATCGGTTACACCGACGTCTATCCGATCGAGCGGGCGGTGCGCGACACCCGCTTGGCGCAGATTTGGACCGGCACCAACGAGATCATGAGCGCCATGATCCAGCACGACCTCTACCAGGAGTTCCGTGCCACCCGCGGCCGTTACCGCGACTACGAACGCGACGCCATGCACGCGGACGAGTCGGAGAAGATCTTCGACGACGACGACATGTGGCAGGTGTACGACCAACAGAAGTAG